Genomic DNA from Candidatus Tumulicola sp.:
GAGTGGGCTGAGCGCTGGATCAAGCCGCCCACGGCGGCGGCGACGGGGTAGGCGAAGAACGACGTCCGAGCTTCGCTCGGAACGCTACATTGGTTCGTTGGGATCCGGGGCTAAAGCCCCGGCACTACATCCGGGCTGGCGGGCATTAGGGCATCGGGTGGCGCGCGAAGAAACTCCAGATGACTTCGTCGGCATTGATCTGCCTGCTCGTCAATCCGACGATCGAGACCGGCAGGTACTTCGCCCCGCCCGGCCATGTATGTCCGCCGTTGTCGATCGAGTACAGTGCGACCTCATTTCCAGCATTGCAGCCGCCGTGCAGCTCGAGGCGCACGCGAGTCGCGTCGGTTTTGTCCACGACCGGTAGACTCGCGCGGCTGTTCCTACGGCAACCGTCGTGCTGCACCCACAAGGCCACCCCGGCGGCGGCCGACAGCACCGGACCTCGCATGCCCACGACTTGTCCGCCGTTATAAGGCACGAGCGGATCCGCCTTGCCGTTGATCATGAGCACGGAGACCGGGCGGGTCGGCGAGCATTTCGCCGCGATCGGTGTTCGTATCGCCCCCGCCACCGGCGCGATGGACGCGATCTTGTCCGAAAGCTGGCAGGCGAGGCGCTCCGAGAACATCGCACCGTTGGAGATGCCCGTGGCATAGATGCGCTTGGGGTCTGCGTGATACGTCTTCTTCAACTCGTCGATCAACGCCGAAATGAACGCGACGTCGTCGACTGGATCCTCTTCCTTCCAGCCGTCGTTCCAATGCCGCTGCGTGCCCTCCGGATAGACCACGATGAATCCGTGGCGATCCGCAACCGGATTCATCTTGGTGATGTACGCCTCGCCGATGGGGCGGCCGCCGCCGCCGTGGAAACTCAAGACGATCGCGGGAGCGCGGTTTGGATCGAGTCCCGGGGGCACGTGGACGAGATAGTTGCGATCGAGGCCGCCGACGGCGATCTGATGCCACGAGTCAAGCGAGGGCGGCGAAGCGCAGGCGGCTGAGAGGGCGGATAAGCATCCAAGGATCGCCACGATCAATGCTGTCACGTTTCGAGAATAGCGCGTTTCCAGCGCTTCTATCATTGGAAAGAGGTGAAAAGACCGGGGCTAAAGCCCCGGCACTACATCAAAGCGGACATATTAGAACGGATAGGCTAGCGGGCGAGGGCGACCTTCGCTTTTTTCTTGGCGACCTTGCCGTTGTCGGCTTTGCCATTGCGTCGCACTTTGGTCTCTCTGAGGCTTTGCTGCAGCACGTCCATGAGGTCGACCAGTTTCGAAGAGGCCGCGGCCTTCTTGGGCGCCTTCTTCATGGCTTTGCCTTGGGCGCGCGCCTCGATCATGGCCATGACGTCCTCGCGATATTTGTCGTGGAATTCCTCCGGCTTGAACGGCGCGGCCATCGTGTCGATGAGCATCATGGCGACCTTCATCTCGGCGGGCGGCACCTTCTCATTGGCTTTCGGAAAATCAAAACCTGAAGCATCAACGATCTCGTCCGCGAAGTGCATGATCTCAAGGATCAGCGCGTCACCTTGCGGCTTGACCGCCGCGAGATGCTCGCGCGTCTTGATCACCACGCGCGCTATGCCGACTTTGCCGGACTTGGCGAGCGCGTCGCGCAGCAGCGCGTAGGCGTGCTTGCCCTTCTTCTCCGGCTCGAGATAGTACGGCTTCTCGAAGTGCATCGGGTTGATCTCGTCCAGGTTCACGAATTGCACGATGTCGATGGACTGGGTCGCCTCGACATTGGCTTCCTTGAGATCCTTGTCGGACACGATGACGTAGTGGTCCTTTTCGTACTCGTAGCCCTTGACGATGTCGTTCCACTCGACTTTTTTGCCGCACGTATTGCACACGCGCTGGAAGCCGATGCGTCCATTGTCCTTGGCGTGCAACATATTGAAGTGCAGTTCGTTCTCGCGCACTGCCGTGAAGAGCTTGATCGGTATGGTGACCAGGCCGAAATTGATCGATCCGGTCCAAATCGCGTGTGCCATATTTACTCCATTCCCCAGGAGCGTGATGTACCCATATTGGCCTTATCGGGCAGGAAGGAGTCGAACAACAGTTTTACGAACGCGTGTTCGAGTGCGCTTGACGCATGACGGGGTTTCGTAAGTTGCTATGAGCAAGCCCGATTCTCCCAGGACGAAGCAGTTCTGTCTGCACCTGTGGGATTCGCTGTTCGATGCGATCGCAGGTGCCTCAGTCCTGAGCGCGCCGGAGAAGCGCGTGCTCGAGGGGCTATGGACCACGAGCACGGTCCGGCGTTGCGCAACAGAAAATTATCCCGGACACGTGGAGTTCGCTCGCCACGTGCGCATGGGCGTCAAACGTTTGCGCGACACGCTTGAGAGTTTGGAAGAAAAAGGTCTCATCAAACCCTGCGACGCTGCGGCGCGCGGTTATTTTTTGAATCCGCTGCTGCTGGAAGCCGCATACGAGAGCGTGAAGTCCGAGCACCCTGATCTGATCAACTAGCAGGAAGCCCCCGCGCGCGCACCTGAAGCCAGCGTGCATGACGGTGCAAGCGACCGACGCCGCGCGCTCAGCCAGACGACTGCTTCCCTCCCACCTTTACTCGATCCCGATCGTGACCGGCGGCGCTCTCTCGCCGGACGGCACTTGCGTTGCTTATTCACTGCTGCGAGCCGACGCCGGTGTGAATGCGTATCGCGCGGGGATCCGCGTGGTCGATCGCACTTCTGGTTCGACGACGGTTTTGACGCACGGCGTCGCGCGCGACACGAATCCGCAATGGTCGCCTGACGGGCGCCGTTTGTTGTTCGTGTCCGATCGCAGCGGCACTGCGCAGTTGTGGTTCATCGACGTCAGCGGCGGCGAGGCCTATCCCGCGCCTGCGCTTCCTGGGGCGGTCAGCGAGGCCGCGCTGTCGCCCGACGGCCGGCGGCTGGCCGTCATCGCGACGCCCTCCACGAATAAGGCTGAGGCGGAGGCGCGTGGTTGGCGCCGCATCAAACGCATTCGCTATCGAGCCGATGGCCTCGGGTACTTCGACGATTTTCCGCGCCTGTGGTTGGTCGATGTCGAGGGCGGGGATGCGCGCGCGCTGACGGATGGCACGGGTTTCGTGAGTAGCCCGGCTTGGTCGCCGGATGGCTCGCGCATCGCCTTTGCCGGCGAGCACGACGTCGATGCCGAGGGCGTCAAACCGCGCGAGTTGTGGGTCGCGGACCTGCGCGAAGGCGGCACGCCGCAGAAATTGTTGTCTTTGCGCGGCGTGCTGGAGGGACCGGCGTGGTCTCCCGATGGCTCGCGCATCGCGTTTTGTGGCCGCGACAACCCGCGCAGCGCGTATGGTCTGGCGAACGAACGGCTCTTCACGATCGCGCCGTCGGGCGGCGCTCCGCAATGTCTCACCCCGTCGGAGGAATGGACCTGCGGCGACAACAGCCTGACGGATGTCGGCGCAGCTAATAGCGCGACCGCGCCGCAATGGCTCTCCGACGGCGCGCTCGGTGTGCTGGGCACGAGCCGTGGTGCGACGCACCTTTTCCGAGTCACGCCGGACCTGGCGGTTAGCGCGCTCTCGCCGCCCGGGATGTCGGTCATGAATTTTTCGGCGCGCTCGGGCCGCGTCGTGGTGTGCGCATCGAGCACGGGCATGCCGCCTGAGCTTTTCGAACTGGGCGAGAGCGGCGCGCGCCGCTTGACACACGACGCGAGCGCATGGTGCGAGACGATGGGGATCCGCGAGGCGGAGCGCTTCGTCGCGACCGGGCCCGCGGGATCGGTTGACGGCTGGCATCTGCGCGGCGATGGCCCCGGGCCACGGCCATGCATCTTGCAGATCCACGGTGGACCGCACGCGGCGTACGCGGACGCCTTCCTCTTCGAGTTTCAGGTGCTTGCCGCCGCGGGCTATGACGTCGTCTATTGCAATCCCCGCGGCAGTCAAGGCTACGGGGAACCATTCGCTGCGGCGATCGTGGGCGATTGGGGTGGGCCGGCGCTCGCGGACTGTCTGGCCGCGCTCGATGCGGCGATCGCCGGCGGGAGCATCGCCGAGCGGCGGCTTGGCGTTGCCGGTGGAAGCTACGGCGGCTACATGACGACGTGGGCCATCAGTCACACGCGGCGTTTTTCCGCCGCGGTCGCGATGCGTGCCGCGACGAATCTCGAGAGTCTGTGGGGAACGTCGGAAGTCGGCCGCCTGCTCTTGTATGAGATGGGCGGTCGACCGGTGGACATACCGGACGTCTACCGACGCAACTCATCGCTCACTTAT
This window encodes:
- a CDS encoding PHB depolymerase family esterase, which translates into the protein MIEALETRYSRNVTALIVAILGCLSALSAACASPPSLDSWHQIAVGGLDRNYLVHVPPGLDPNRAPAIVLSFHGGGGRPIGEAYITKMNPVADRHGFIVVYPEGTQRHWNDGWKEEDPVDDVAFISALIDELKKTYHADPKRIYATGISNGAMFSERLACQLSDKIASIAPVAGAIRTPIAAKCSPTRPVSVLMINGKADPLVPYNGGQVVGMRGPVLSAAAGVALWVQHDGCRRNSRASLPVVDKTDATRVRLELHGGCNAGNEVALYSIDNGGHTWPGGAKYLPVSIVGLTSRQINADEVIWSFFARHPMP
- a CDS encoding S9 family peptidase, yielding MTVQATDAARSARRLLPSHLYSIPIVTGGALSPDGTCVAYSLLRADAGVNAYRAGIRVVDRTSGSTTVLTHGVARDTNPQWSPDGRRLLFVSDRSGTAQLWFIDVSGGEAYPAPALPGAVSEAALSPDGRRLAVIATPSTNKAEAEARGWRRIKRIRYRADGLGYFDDFPRLWLVDVEGGDARALTDGTGFVSSPAWSPDGSRIAFAGEHDVDAEGVKPRELWVADLREGGTPQKLLSLRGVLEGPAWSPDGSRIAFCGRDNPRSAYGLANERLFTIAPSGGAPQCLTPSEEWTCGDNSLTDVGAANSATAPQWLSDGALGVLGTSRGATHLFRVTPDLAVSALSPPGMSVMNFSARSGRVVVCASSTGMPPELFELGESGARRLTHDASAWCETMGIREAERFVATGPAGSVDGWHLRGDGPGPRPCILQIHGGPHAAYADAFLFEFQVLAAAGYDVVYCNPRGSQGYGEPFAAAIVGDWGGPALADCLAALDAAIAGGSIAERRLGVAGGSYGGYMTTWAISHTRRFSAAVAMRAATNLESLWGTSEVGRLLLYEMGGRPVDIPDVYRRNSSLTYADAVSAPLLLIHGERDYRCPIEQAEQFYAALRLRGHQVELLRMPEADHGLSRTGPPKLRIARLEALLDWFDRYL
- a CDS encoding Ku protein, coding for MAHAIWTGSINFGLVTIPIKLFTAVRENELHFNMLHAKDNGRIGFQRVCNTCGKKVEWNDIVKGYEYEKDHYVIVSDKDLKEANVEATQSIDIVQFVNLDEINPMHFEKPYYLEPEKKGKHAYALLRDALAKSGKVGIARVVIKTREHLAAVKPQGDALILEIMHFADEIVDASGFDFPKANEKVPPAEMKVAMMLIDTMAAPFKPEEFHDKYREDVMAMIEARAQGKAMKKAPKKAAASSKLVDLMDVLQQSLRETKVRRNGKADNGKVAKKKAKVALAR